The following proteins come from a genomic window of Lolium rigidum isolate FL_2022 chromosome 5, APGP_CSIRO_Lrig_0.1, whole genome shotgun sequence:
- the LOC124657236 gene encoding uncharacterized protein LOC124657236: MGSCISHSPASSPAGSSGRRPAMAKVVGLDGSMTQYAAPVTACEALGNDERNGNESVFLCSSDELRFDAAPRALANEEELQPGWLYFLLPVSMLHVALRRYEMAALAIRASSALAVVSGVASPPRLKNVVGNKSKQRKTARVAPLVSPGQHAELADGEWSQHAYGKYGGARKTVRGGSAETAGKTRKRSGYRSRGARHRRRAADDVPRLSATRFRCAPWRTTP; encoded by the coding sequence ATGGGCTCGTGCATCTCGCACTCCCCGGCCTCGTCGCCGGCAGGCTCATCGGGGCGGAGACCGGCCATGGCGAAGGTGGTTGGCCTGGACGGCTCCATGACGCAGTATGCGGCGCCAGTCACGGCGTGCGAGGCCCTGGGGAACGACGAGCGCAACGGAAACGAGTCGGTCTTCCTGTGcagctccgacgagctccgcTTCGACGCGGCCCCGCGCGCGCTGGCGAACGAGGAGGAGCTGCAGCCAGGATGGCTCTACTTCCTGCTCCCCGTGTCCATGCTCCACGTCGCGCTCCGCAGGTACGAGATGGCGGCCCTCGCCATCAGGGCCAGCTCGGCGCTCGCCGTCGTCAGCGGCGTCGCGTCCCCTCCCCGCCTCAAGAACGTGGTTGGCAACAAGAGCAAGCAACGGAAAACGGCTCGAGTGGCGCCCCTTGTCAGCCCTGGCCAGCACGCCGAACTTGCAGACGGTGAATGGAGTCAGCACGCGTACGGCAAATATGGTGGCGCTCGCAAGACAGTGCGCGGCGGCAGTGCTGAGACAGCTGGGAAGACGAGGAAGAGATCGGGCTACAGAAGTCGCGGCGCCCGCCATCGTCGTCGTGCGGCAGACGACGTGCCGAGGTTAAGCgccactagatttagatgtgcgccttggcgcacgaccccgtaa